Proteins encoded together in one Bacteroidota bacterium window:
- a CDS encoding ATP-binding protein, whose product MVKNLANLSMRAKLALIVIPLMAAICAVMYLSFLPKITSAERQAAGERVRTMTDLTAREVTFALRGDDPREIARVVDSIGRQHDLGYLVVNSDPSTTLGAFRMDDARSCDFQVVGPQNELDVAIYKISLPIARKKHAPLLCYAGIALQDIHAASDRARSSLEETALILFFGGTLLALGAILLVTYPLVKVVRIAEEGAKGNLPGRITERSKDETGRVTAALNTLFLNMETTAKRIDNLAVMLNNRDHELAEEVDRRKLSEKQIQLSNQIITKASALILVTNAGGGIDYASPSFFTVLGYKPEDLLQDGWWKLTLADGMERMKERTLTAKCACGEQPIKQVPYERQIADATGNLRWILWQDTVGLNRSLIKVGQDITERKLAEEQIREQAALLDITGDAIIVRNLEDSILFWNRGAEKLYGVKQGEAVGRPARELFRQESSSGIGVAYTSVVENGSWVGELRQETRDGKQLLVESRWTLMNDNEGKPKSILVVNTDVTEQRQLESQFRRAQRLENIGTLAGGIAHDLNNVLTPILMSIQALQKRHSDEKTTQLLSMIDLAARRGADIVKQVLTFARGTEGERTLLQPKHILREVERIIRETFPKSIELHFNLPANLWTIIGDATQLHQIVLNLLVNARDAMPQGGKLVLAAENMVVDEGHAKQYFNAKPGNYVTVSVTDTGTGIPPEVLDRIFDPFFTTKEVGKGTGLGLSTVMTIVKSYGGLITVNSTLGKGTEFKVFIPATTVDTHHQKEDSQRKLPSGHGESILVVDDEVSIREITKETLEAYGYKIQTAKDGVEALTYIEKNRNKFRLVLTDMMMPNMDGGSLIRTLQRLAPEIKIIAVSGLTDPETLDKIKSSRVEAFLPKPIQAENLLKILDTILNSDEEETQKLR is encoded by the coding sequence ATGGTGAAGAACCTGGCCAATCTTTCGATGCGGGCGAAGCTTGCGCTCATCGTCATCCCCCTCATGGCGGCAATCTGTGCAGTGATGTACCTCTCGTTTCTTCCGAAGATCACCTCGGCGGAGCGTCAGGCGGCCGGCGAGCGCGTGCGAACAATGACAGACCTCACCGCCCGCGAGGTTACCTTCGCCCTGCGGGGGGATGATCCGCGCGAGATCGCTCGTGTCGTGGACAGTATCGGACGTCAACATGATCTCGGCTACCTCGTCGTGAATTCCGATCCCAGCACGACCCTGGGGGCGTTCAGGATGGATGATGCACGATCGTGCGACTTTCAGGTTGTCGGACCTCAAAACGAGCTCGATGTTGCAATCTATAAGATCTCGCTGCCAATCGCGCGAAAAAAACATGCTCCCTTGCTCTGCTATGCCGGTATCGCGCTGCAGGACATCCACGCGGCGAGTGACCGCGCCCGCTCTTCGCTCGAGGAGACGGCTCTCATCCTCTTTTTCGGAGGGACCCTTCTGGCGCTCGGAGCGATCCTTCTCGTGACTTACCCTCTCGTCAAGGTTGTGAGAATCGCCGAAGAGGGAGCAAAGGGAAATTTGCCGGGACGCATCACGGAGAGGTCGAAAGACGAAACAGGGCGTGTGACAGCTGCCCTGAATACGCTCTTTCTCAATATGGAAACCACCGCCAAGCGAATCGATAATCTGGCAGTAATGCTTAATAATCGCGATCATGAGCTCGCGGAGGAAGTGGACCGGCGGAAGCTGAGCGAGAAGCAAATCCAGCTATCAAACCAGATCATCACCAAGGCGAGCGCCCTCATCCTTGTCACCAATGCCGGGGGCGGGATTGACTATGCAAGCCCCTCGTTCTTCACGGTTCTGGGCTACAAGCCGGAGGATCTCCTTCAGGACGGCTGGTGGAAGCTGACGTTGGCCGACGGCATGGAACGAATGAAAGAACGCACGCTCACTGCAAAGTGCGCTTGCGGCGAGCAGCCGATAAAGCAGGTTCCCTACGAACGGCAGATCGCCGATGCGACAGGAAATCTCCGGTGGATCCTCTGGCAGGACACCGTGGGCCTTAATCGGAGCCTCATCAAGGTCGGACAGGACATTACGGAACGGAAGCTGGCTGAGGAACAAATCCGCGAGCAGGCGGCGCTGCTCGATATCACCGGGGATGCGATTATCGTACGTAACCTCGAAGATTCCATCCTGTTCTGGAACCGGGGGGCCGAGAAGCTGTATGGAGTGAAGCAGGGCGAGGCTGTCGGAAGGCCCGCACGCGAGCTCTTCCGGCAGGAGAGCTCGTCCGGGATCGGGGTTGCATATACGAGCGTCGTCGAAAACGGCTCCTGGGTGGGCGAGCTGAGGCAGGAGACCAGGGATGGAAAACAGCTCCTGGTCGAAAGCCGCTGGACGTTGATGAACGATAACGAGGGCAAGCCCAAATCGATTCTCGTCGTCAATACCGACGTGACGGAGCAGCGGCAGCTCGAATCTCAATTCCGAAGGGCGCAACGGCTGGAAAATATCGGGACGCTCGCCGGGGGAATCGCGCACGATCTGAATAACGTGCTCACGCCGATCCTGATGTCGATTCAGGCGTTGCAAAAACGGCACAGCGACGAAAAGACGACCCAGCTTCTCTCCATGATCGACCTCGCCGCGCGGCGGGGTGCGGACATCGTCAAACAGGTGTTGACGTTTGCGCGCGGGACCGAAGGGGAACGGACCCTCCTCCAGCCCAAGCATATTCTCCGGGAAGTCGAGCGGATCATTCGCGAGACGTTCCCGAAGTCGATCGAGCTTCATTTTAACCTCCCGGCCAACTTGTGGACGATTATCGGCGACGCGACGCAGCTCCATCAGATTGTGCTGAATTTGCTCGTGAACGCGCGCGACGCCATGCCGCAGGGCGGGAAGCTCGTCCTCGCGGCCGAGAATATGGTCGTCGACGAAGGACATGCGAAACAGTATTTCAACGCAAAGCCCGGAAATTACGTCACGGTGTCCGTCACCGACACGGGCACCGGTATACCGCCGGAAGTCCTGGACAGAATCTTCGACCCCTTTTTCACGACGAAGGAAGTGGGAAAGGGAACGGGCCTTGGCCTTTCCACCGTGATGACCATTGTCAAGAGCTACGGCGGGCTGATTACCGTCAACAGCACTCTCGGCAAAGGGACGGAATTCAAGGTGTTCATTCCTGCGACCACCGTGGACACACATCACCAGAAGGAAGACTCCCAGCGCAAACTTCCCTCGGGACACGGAGAATCGATTCTGGTTGTCGATGATGAGGTCTCGATACGGGAAATCACGAAGGAAACACTGGAAGCCTACGGGTACAAGATCCAGACTGCGAAAGACGGCGTCGAGGCTCTCACGTACATCGAGAAGAACCGGAATAAGTTCCGCCTGGTCCTGACCGACATGATGATGCCGAACATGGACGGGGGCTCGCTGATTCGCACGCTCCAGCGGCTCGCGCCGGAGATCAAGATCATCGCCGTCAGCGGACTCACCGATCCGGAGACCCTTGATAAGATCAAATCATCCCGGGTCGAGGCGTTTCTCCCCAAACCGATTCAGGCGGAAAACCTGTTGAAGATCCTCGATACGATCCTGAATTCAGACGAAGAGGAAACGCAGAAACTCCGCTGA
- a CDS encoding PDZ domain-containing protein produces the protein MALAQQPSVHYTLGMPKPASHLLEVGLTLDGLPSHDSTLEFILPVWRPGRYLVLDFAGGVQNFSSMDGDGKPLGWEKVEKSLWRVRTGGAARVSIRYTVYANEFNLRTRGLNEDHAFIDGAAVFMYVEKYRRVPVRLAVNPFGNWHVTTGLDGEGSKGSSAPDEKRFIAPDYDYFVDCPIEVGTQKDFPFTVEGRRHVLSIAGQGNWNPDTLVRDITRIIKTEKDFWGDYPYQHYLFLVHCAPNAGGGTEHINSTILGTRPFIFKNLDTYRGFLSLVAHEYFHTWNVKQLRPKGIHPYDYTKENYSPELWIAEGTTSYYDNLLLVRAAFMAPDKYLANTAGAVQNDRQRPGNTVQSLAESGFDAWVKYWRGTEQSFNLESDYYSKGANVSLLLDLEIRHRSGNAHSLDDVMRTMYKRFPLSGTGYTLSDFQKVAEEMSGGPLQPFFDRCVYGTTPLPWEECLAYAGLDLVRLDTTLKPWIGLGTTDAGEKTRITQVIAGSPAAAAGLDIGDELLAMNGFRVRTADLTERINQLAEGEEVTLTVFRTDRLREYKVKVARSPVPAYKIVKKTSPTDLQKSIYQAWLSSRIDSTAAASGTGK, from the coding sequence ATGGCCCTCGCGCAGCAGCCTTCCGTCCACTATACGCTCGGCATGCCGAAACCGGCGAGCCATCTGTTGGAAGTCGGTTTGACACTCGACGGATTGCCGTCTCATGATTCCACGCTGGAATTCATCCTTCCTGTCTGGAGGCCGGGACGATATCTCGTACTCGATTTTGCCGGCGGAGTGCAAAACTTTTCCTCCATGGATGGCGATGGAAAGCCCCTTGGTTGGGAGAAGGTGGAAAAATCGCTCTGGCGCGTCCGGACCGGGGGTGCCGCCCGGGTGTCGATCCGGTACACCGTCTACGCGAACGAGTTTAATCTCCGGACCCGCGGCCTGAACGAAGACCACGCATTCATCGACGGTGCGGCCGTGTTCATGTACGTGGAAAAATACCGGCGTGTTCCGGTCCGTCTCGCGGTCAATCCGTTCGGAAACTGGCATGTCACCACAGGGCTCGACGGCGAGGGGTCGAAAGGATCGTCCGCTCCTGATGAGAAGAGGTTCATCGCGCCTGATTACGATTATTTCGTGGATTGCCCGATCGAGGTCGGGACGCAAAAGGATTTTCCCTTCACGGTCGAGGGACGCAGGCATGTCCTCAGCATCGCGGGGCAGGGAAACTGGAATCCCGATACCCTCGTTCGTGACATCACCCGGATCATCAAGACCGAAAAAGACTTCTGGGGAGACTACCCCTACCAGCATTATCTCTTTCTCGTTCACTGCGCGCCCAACGCCGGCGGCGGCACGGAACACATCAATTCTACGATCCTCGGGACGAGGCCCTTCATCTTCAAAAATCTCGACACGTACCGGGGGTTTCTCAGCCTCGTCGCCCACGAGTACTTCCACACCTGGAACGTCAAACAGCTTCGTCCGAAAGGGATCCATCCGTACGACTATACGAAGGAAAATTATTCTCCCGAACTATGGATCGCGGAAGGCACCACCTCGTACTACGACAATCTCCTGCTCGTCCGGGCTGCCTTCATGGCCCCGGACAAGTATCTTGCGAATACCGCCGGCGCAGTTCAGAACGACCGCCAGCGTCCGGGAAACACGGTCCAGTCGCTCGCGGAATCGGGGTTTGACGCATGGGTGAAGTATTGGAGGGGAACCGAACAGTCGTTCAACCTTGAATCCGATTACTATTCCAAGGGGGCGAATGTCAGCCTCCTGCTCGATTTGGAAATCCGGCACCGGTCCGGGAACGCGCACTCCCTCGACGACGTGATGCGAACGATGTACAAAAGATTTCCGCTCTCGGGAACCGGCTACACGCTTTCGGATTTCCAGAAAGTCGCGGAGGAAATGTCGGGAGGACCCCTGCAGCCCTTCTTCGACCGGTGCGTCTATGGGACGACACCCCTGCCCTGGGAGGAGTGTCTCGCCTACGCCGGGCTCGACCTTGTGAGATTAGATACGACTCTCAAACCCTGGATCGGTCTTGGTACGACTGACGCCGGCGAGAAGACCAGAATCACCCAGGTGATCGCCGGGTCTCCGGCCGCCGCAGCGGGCCTCGACATCGGCGATGAGCTGCTTGCGATGAACGGGTTCCGGGTCCGCACTGCCGATCTCACCGAGCGTATCAATCAGCTTGCGGAGGGGGAAGAAGTGACATTGACGGTCTTTCGGACCGATCGGCTTCGCGAATACAAGGTGAAGGTCGCCCGCTCGCCGGTCCCGGCTTACAAGATTGTAAAAAAGACCAGCCCCACAGACCTCCAAAAAAGTATCTACCAGGCCTGGCTCAGCTCCAGGATCGATTCAACAGCTGCGGCATCGGGGACGGGAAAGTAA
- a CDS encoding CotH kinase family protein, which translates to MNRLKTLLLFLFLTGTASPAQIPEFKITMKPADRETLFTRDSFSNEALPATFEAGGILWNDVQVRFKGRSNRFFPKKSYRVKSNGKRMFSGVHSINLHAMYTDKSFLREKLSWDFFKDIGALAPGASYARLTLNEKPQGLYLRVDRVDKDFLKVHDRPTGSLYNAGGYYSLADMTLQPENLLKMYYPKEIGDEDDFRDLEALLHGINDTPDSSFARVMGSLFDLNSVFDWLAGNMILAMGDSYNKNYYLYRDPSRSSQQWTIIPWDYDETFGLSGDLAVPYPASLLNDGFEYAFPPLSGPSNVLKDRLWKDPHLHAELAGRVDSLLRAVFTEEHMYPRIDSLALLLRDAVKADTAKWGSYQDFLDNVETIKHFVTARRNFLLKTLHGVPSVVEYAATVSTTKTGVPYHFVGTDGVLLATMKFSALRGLDSVRIEAFPDSLPPGITRRDSGRTIRRWLRITPMPAHATFTATLQWTYNDATSTDREVGKSVKDERALRCFIRAADRWIPLPSHVNPFANVATVDSITEKECGENSYLVLFVP; encoded by the coding sequence ATGAATCGTCTGAAAACTCTCCTCCTTTTCCTGTTCCTGACGGGTACCGCCTCCCCGGCACAAATTCCCGAATTCAAAATCACGATGAAGCCGGCGGACCGCGAAACTCTCTTCACACGGGATTCCTTCAGCAACGAGGCGCTACCCGCTACTTTTGAGGCAGGGGGTATTCTCTGGAACGACGTCCAGGTTCGTTTTAAGGGCCGCTCGAACCGGTTCTTCCCTAAAAAATCCTATCGGGTCAAATCGAACGGAAAGCGCATGTTCAGCGGAGTCCATTCGATAAACCTCCACGCAATGTACACGGACAAATCCTTCCTGCGGGAAAAGCTCTCCTGGGACTTTTTTAAAGACATCGGGGCGCTCGCGCCCGGTGCATCGTACGCCCGCCTGACACTCAACGAAAAGCCCCAGGGGCTCTACCTCCGGGTCGACAGGGTCGACAAGGATTTTCTCAAGGTGCACGACAGACCCACCGGTTCGCTCTATAATGCGGGGGGATACTATTCGCTTGCAGATATGACGCTTCAACCGGAGAACCTGTTAAAAATGTATTATCCCAAGGAAATCGGAGATGAGGACGATTTCCGCGACCTCGAAGCGCTCCTTCACGGGATCAACGACACTCCCGATTCTTCGTTCGCCCGGGTCATGGGCAGCCTGTTCGATTTGAACAGTGTCTTCGACTGGCTTGCCGGAAACATGATCCTCGCGATGGGGGATTCCTACAACAAGAACTATTATCTGTACCGTGATCCATCCCGGAGCTCGCAGCAGTGGACGATCATTCCCTGGGACTACGACGAAACATTCGGGCTTAGCGGGGATCTGGCAGTTCCGTACCCGGCGTCACTCCTGAATGATGGTTTCGAATATGCCTTTCCACCCCTCTCGGGGCCTTCCAACGTCTTGAAAGACAGGCTGTGGAAAGACCCCCATCTTCACGCAGAGCTGGCCGGGCGGGTAGACTCACTCCTCCGCGCCGTGTTCACGGAAGAGCACATGTATCCAAGGATCGACAGTCTCGCACTTCTCTTACGCGATGCGGTCAAAGCGGATACGGCGAAATGGGGAAGCTACCAGGATTTTCTCGACAACGTGGAGACGATAAAACATTTCGTCACAGCCAGAAGGAATTTTCTCTTGAAAACGTTGCACGGGGTACCGTCCGTGGTGGAGTATGCCGCAACGGTGAGCACAACGAAGACCGGGGTGCCGTACCACTTCGTCGGAACCGACGGAGTCCTCCTCGCCACGATGAAGTTTTCAGCCCTGCGCGGACTCGACAGCGTTCGCATCGAAGCGTTTCCCGATTCGCTCCCGCCGGGCATAACCAGACGTGATTCCGGGCGCACCATCAGGCGATGGCTTCGCATCACTCCGATGCCGGCGCATGCGACATTCACTGCGACGCTTCAGTGGACATATAATGACGCCACATCGACCGACCGCGAAGTCGGAAAAAGCGTTAAGGACGAGCGTGCACTCCGTTGCTTCATCCGCGCCGCCGACAGATGGATCCCGCTCCCCTCACACGTGAATCCGTTCGCAAACGTTGCGACGGTCGATTCGATTACGGAAAAAGAGTGCGGGGAGAATTCCTACCTGGTGTTATTCGTTCCTTAA